From one Lolium rigidum isolate FL_2022 chromosome 4, APGP_CSIRO_Lrig_0.1, whole genome shotgun sequence genomic stretch:
- the LOC124650579 gene encoding uncharacterized protein LOC124650579, with amino-acid sequence MSFLRLLPQRLPQFVRQVERDVETVINVLQPGPIGILEHKFADAEIREAEATVRSAVENWRRNSTLERNPGAGSFDKSM; translated from the exons ATGTCTTTCCTGAGGCTGTTACCTCAAAGGTTGCCCCAATTTGTTAG GCAGGTGGAGCGAGATGTTGAGACTGTAATCAACGTTCTGCAGCCAGGTCCGATCGGAATTCTGGAGCACAAGTTCGctgacgcagagatccgtgaggcAGAAGCCACCGTAAGGAGCGCAGTCGAGAATTGGCGACGGAACTCTACTCTGGAGAGAAATCCTGGTGCGGGTTCTTTTGATAAATCGATGTAG
- the LOC124707748 gene encoding 26S proteasome non-ATPase regulatory subunit 14 homolog, with amino-acid sequence MERLQRIFGQTGMGQPGSDSPLLDSSEQVYISSLALLKMLKHGRAGVPMEVMGLMLGEFVDDYTVRVVDVFAMPQSGTGVSVEAVDHAFQTNMLDMLKQTGRPEMVVGWYHSHPGFGCWLSGVDINTQQSFEALNPRAVAVVIDPIQSVKGKVVIDAFRLINPQTMMLGQEPRQTTSNVGHLNKPSIQALIHGLNRHYYSIAINYRKNELEEKMLLNLHKKKWTDGLILRRFDTHSKTNEETVEEMLGLAIKYNKAVQEEDELTPEKLAIANVGRQDAKKHLEEHVSNLMSSNIVQTLGTMLDTVVF; translated from the exons ATGGAGCGGCTGCAGAGGATCTTCGGCCAGACGGGGATGGGGCAGCCGGGGAGCGACTCGCCGCTGCTCGACTCCTCCGAGCAGGTCTACATCTCCTCGCTCGCGCTCCTCAAGATGCTCAAGCACG GGAGGGCCGGCGTGCCGATGGAGGTGATGGGCCTGATGCTGGGCGAGTTCGTCGACGACTACACCGTCAGGGTCGTGGACGTCTTCGCCATGCCGCAGAGCGGGACCGGGGTCAGCGTCGAGGCCGTCGACCACGCCTTCCAGACCAACATGCTCGACATGCTCAAGCAGACCGGCAG ACCTGAAATGGTGGTAGGCTGGTACCACTCACATCCTGGATTTGGTTGCTGGCTTTCAGGAGTTGACATCAATACTCAGCAG AGTTTCGAAGCTTTAAATCCCAGGGCAGTTGCTGTTGTGATAGATCCCATCCAGAGTGTCAAGGGGAAGGTGGTCATTGATGCATTCCGTCTCATTAACCCTCAGACCATGATGCTTGGCCAGGAGCCACGACAGACAACATCGAATGTTGGCCACCTAAACAAGCCATCTATTCAG GCTCTCATTCACGGGCTGAACAGGCACTACTACTCCATTGCAATCAACTACCGGAAAAATGAGCTTGAGGAGAAGATGTTGCTGAACCTACATAAAAAGAAATGGACTGATGGTTTGATTTTGAGGAGGTTTGACACTCATTCAAAGACCAACGAGGAGACTGTTGAG GAAATGCTGGGCCTGGCCATCAAGTACAACAAGGCTGTACAGGAGGAGGATGAGCTGACGCCTGAGAAACTGGCGATTGCAAATGTTGGGAGGCAGGATGCGAAGAAGCATTTGGAGGAGCATGTCTCGAATTTGATGTCGTCGAACATAGTTCAGACCCTAGGGACCATGCTAGACACAGTTGTCTTTTAG
- the LOC124648779 gene encoding cysteine-tryptophan domain-containing zinc finger protein 5-like, translating to MLGGARRTEAGREEGELQLHDGGGGGDELFDPDSLTYIDEKLQKLLGHFQKDYEGGVCAENSGSQMGGYGSFLYPQRSLSIISQSRSPAVPPNHGNASRSPYVPVESAQKSHFVKTELDSKRKDDYCRRTSNGINGNPHQQILNRAANGPEQKAPKIRIKVNSSRSLARNTAAVYSGLGLDISPSSSMDDSLGGSAGAPEPKNLPDASPHTILQIMTCHPIPGGLLLSPLADNIMSLRKKSASVTKEHEAPEFDYDKAELNRDWCPMTSAAGDNKNKVSNKNKYVEKKDHLPSIKNSQCRHNDSTIVNKGTMPQLLDMSDDAGSVLLPRSMKTEQHSVEESEKLVADIPNHLKETKNGPLKARGRDASSFRDIEPIVDVKAVSANDDHHKKGKANLKASVDLSKDSKTGPTFNQGFLDKIKYDSDGYNDRPSTTPSQPPNVPPNKTSLDRDKRNVLHVKDEQSQCESKGMGGLVSAVSMDIITENVGGNPSGMLKRKKKISSSQTALPGKKLKLKAHKQLSEFTRKSYVSDTSVKPEKETVSSGETDKGKSDGGNDHDHKISPFSFDRSAPVPSACANKAMELSVVAPVVEPVVINEQWVCCDKCEKWRLLPYGMNPDILPKKWRCSMQSWLLPGMNNCKISEDETTKALRAPENNISLGVRHDVATSGVCTTTTSRTVEGDMKSITTSGTPKVESNANVSNIAEMPKSSKKLQTSTSRKPDDVDHFRKHREKRKRMGFSDKGETIAEDKTHPESKSSVDHDNLRASKKMKKEFSEPAKRRLSELEISKSSPSIKETPKILQPDSGVSSSMGKYGPSSSIKCNDDKFISDGGIRTSDKGRSDRPELSIKIRKSKQRQLSKRGPEPVASEAFSKHIVTEGESNGAKEKPIQELKFSKTDDKKAANSRPPVSGTGSDTIYAEKECLSEQHHENIHLQHSLVSESSMRRNMSSTAAASSSSKVSSSHKSKVDFQETRASPVESVSSSPLRTSDKNLVDQHKRHPCVVAETVPSQESGKSGLSFSKENYDLGSGPDHSKAHGSGCFNGDLHPHVLKDGELEDKKDNQCSKNEDSGLGTRNSQLNPSKAQKVNSHTLPVHSNGDDKQTPSIQNGERPPRLNSNQFDHAKLTSGKHPTQVKPDKENAEHKDLKIPLSTVKGSKQQPALNNTANGDVSYKAKQLKKAVIENTKQATLSRDAPNPINTSVLLKEARDLKHLSKRLKEKGDDLESASMCFEAGLKFLHVASLLEAPSIDSSKQGDSIQAMRLYSETGNLCGFCAREFERLKKMANAALAYKCVEVAYMKAAFYKHPGAIKDKHALQATSLMVLPAESPSSSASDVDNLNNQSTAAKAVSARALYSPQIAGNSIPRNNHHLMGLLAYADDINYAFDGTRKSQNSFAAYVADIGKGQVDGIALVREVLEFSFHNVTALLQLIRQSLESINHESVK from the exons ATGCTGGGCGGCGCGAGGCGGACGGAGGCGGGACGCGAGGAGGGGGAGCTCCAGCtccacgacggcggcggcggcggcgacgagctctTTGATCCCGACTCGCTCACGTACATC GATGAAAAACTTCAAAAATTGTTGGGTCATTTCCAGAAGGACTATGAAGGTGGAGTATGTGCTGAGAACTCGG GGTCACAAATGGGAGGTTATGGTTCATTCTTGTACCCCCAGCGTTCTCTGTCTATTATATCTCAATCTAGAAGTCCTGCAGTTCCTCCAAACCATGGCAATGCCTCTAGATCACCTTATGTTCCAGTGGAG AGTGCACAGAAGAGTCATTTTGTCAAGACTGAATTAGATAGCAAGAGAAAAGATGATTATTGTCGAAGAACATCGAATGGGATCAATGGTAATCCTCATCAACAGATTTTGAACAGAGCAGCCAATGGTCCTGAGCAAAAGGCACCTAAAATACGTATCAAGGTGAACAGCAGTAGAAGTTTGGCAAGAAATACTGCTGCTGTCTACAGTGGTCTGGGCCTCGACATTTCTCCTTCATCCTCTATGGATGACAGCCTTGGTGGGAGCGCTGGAGCTCCTGAGCCCAAAAATTTACCAGATGCATCTCCGCATACCATTTTGCAG ATAATGACCTGCCATCCTATTCCTGGAGGACTCTTGCTTTCACCACTTGCAGACAATATTATGTCGCTGAGAAAAAAGTCAGCATCTGTAACAAAGGAACATGAAGCACCTGAATTTGATTATGACAAAGCAGAACTGAACAGAGACTGGTGTCCCATGACCTCTGCTGCAGGAGATAACAAAAATAaggtgtcaaataaaaataagtaTGTTGAAAAGAAAGATCACCTCCCAAGTATCAAGAATTCACAATGCAGACATAATGATTCAACAATTGTGAATAAGGGGACTATGCCTCAGTTACTGGATATGTCAGATGATGCAGGTTCAGTCCTCTTACCTAGAAGCATGAAGACAGAACAACATTCAGTTGAGGAATCAGAAAAATTGGTGGCTGATATTCCGAATCACCTGAAGGAAACAAAGAATGGTCCACTGAAAGCACGAGGTAGGGACGCGAGTTCTTTCAGAGATATTGAGCCAATAGTAGATGTTAAAGCTGTTTCAGCAAATGATGATCATCATAAAAAGGGTAAAGCAAATTTAAAAGCAAGTGTAGATTTGAGCAAGGACAGTAAGACAGGACCTACATTTAATCAAGGATTTTTGGATAAAATCAAATATGATTCTGATGGATATAATGATCGACCTTCTACAACTCCAAGTCAACCGCCAAATGTTCCTCCTAACAAAACATCACTTGACAGAGACAAAAGAAATGTTTTGCATGTAAAAGATGAACAATCTCAGTGCGAAAGTAAGGGCATGGGGGGTCTAGTTAGTGCAGTATCCATGGATATCATCACAGAAAATGTAGGTGGAAATCCTTCTGGAATGctgaaaaggaaaaagaaaatttcCTCTTCGCAAACTGCTCTGCCTGGGAAGAAGCTGAAGCTTAAGGCACACAAACAGTTGAGCGAATTCACTAGAAAATCTTATGTGAGTGATACGAGTGTGAAGCCTGAGAAGGAGACTGTTTCATCTGGAGAAACTGATAAGGGCAAGTCAGATGGTGGAAATGACCATGACCACAAGATCTCTCCCTTTAGTTTTGACAGATCAGCTCCTGTGCCATCAGCATGTGCGAATAAGGCTATGGAATTATCCGTGGTTGCGCCTGTTGTGGAACCTGTTGTAATAAACGAACAATGGGTTTGCTGTGACAAGTGTGAGAAATGGCGCCTTTTACCCTATGGGATGAATCCAGATATACTTCCCAAAAAATGGCGTTGTAGCATGCAGAGTTGGCTCCT GCCTGGAATGAATAACTGCAAAATAAGTGAGGACGAGACCACAAAAGCCCTTCGCGCGCCTGAAAATAACATTAGTTTGGGTGTTCGCCATGATGTTGCTACATCAGGAGTATGCACAACTACGACTTCACGAACTGTTGAGGGCGATATGAAGTCCATCACTACATCTGGGACGCCGAAAGTTGAATCCAATGCAAATGTATCAAATATAGCTGAGATGCCAAAGTCATCAAAGAAGCTACAGACTTCTACAAGTAGAAAACCTGATGATGTTGACCACTTCCGTAAACACAGGGAAAAACGAAAGCGCATGGGATTTTCAGATAAAG GAGAAACTATTGCAGAAGATAAGACACATCCAGAATCGAAGAGCAGTGTTGATCATGATAATCTTAGGGCATCAAAGAAAATGAAGAAGGAATTCAGTGAGCCAGCCAAGCGCCGTCTTTCTGAGCTTGAAATTAGCAAAAGCAGTCCTTCAATCAAGGAAACTCCAAAAATCTTGCAGCCTGATAGTGGTGTTTCATCTAGCATGGGAAAATATGGTCCATCTTCATCAATTAAATGCAATGATGATAAATTTATCTCAGACGGGGGCATTAGAACTTCAGATAAGGGGCGATCTGATCGTCCAGAATTATCCATTAAGATAAGGAAATCAAAACAAAGACAATTAAGCAAGCGTGGTCCTGAGCCTGTGGCTAGCGAAGCATTTTCAAAGCATATTGTAACAGAAGGTGAAAGTAATGGTGCCAAGGAAAAGCCCATACAAGAGCTGAAGTTTTCAAAGACAGATGATAAGAAAGCTGCCAACTCCAGGCCCCCCGTTTCTGGGACTGGTAGTGATACAATATATGCTGAGAAAGAGTGTTTAAGTGAGCAACACCACGAGAATATCCATCTCCAGCATTCATTAGTCTCTGAAAGCTCCATGCGGAGGAATATGTCATCTACAGCTGCCGCCTCCAGTTCATCTAAGGTGTCTAGCTCCCACAAGAGTAAAGTTGATTTTCAAGAAACAAGGGCCTCTCCTGTAGAATCagtttcttcttcaccattgagaACTTCTGATAAGAATCTTGTGGATCAACATAAAAGGCACCCATGTGTTGTCGCAGAAACTGTGCCTTCGCAAGAGTCAGGGAAAAGTGGTTTGTCATTTTCCAAGGAAAACTATGATTTGGGATCGGGTCCTGATCATTCCAAGGCTCATGGTTCTGGTTGCTTTAATGGAGACTTGCATCCTCATGTTTTGAAGGATGGAGAGTTGGAGGACAAAAAAGACAACCAATGCTCAAAAAATGAAGATTCTGGACTTGGTACAAGGAACAGTCAATTGAATCCATCTAAGGCGCAGAAAGTTAATTCACATACCCTTCCGGTTCATAGCAATGGTGATGACAAACAGACACCGTCCATTCAAAATGGAGAAAGACCGCCTCGTTTAAACTCAAACCAATTTGACCATGCAAAGTTGACTTCCGGGAAGCATCCAACTCAGGTTAAGCCTGATAAAGAGAATGCAGAACACAAGGACCTGAAAATACCTTTGTCAACTGTCAAAGGAAGTAAGCAGCAGCCAGCATTAAATAATACAGCAAATGGCGATGTCTCCTACAAGGCAAAACAATTAAAGAAGGCTGTTATCGAAAATACAAAGCAAGCAACTCTTAGTCGTGATGCGCCGAATCCTATAAACACATCTGTCCTACTGAAGGAGGCTCGAGATTTGAAGCACTTGTCCAAACGTTTAAAG GAAAAGGGCGATGACCTTGAGAGCGCAAGCATGTGCTTTGAGGCTGGCCTGAAATTCCTCCATGTTGCATCTCTTTTGGAGGCTCCAAGTATTGATAGCTCCAAACAAGGGGATTCTATACAAGCTATGAGACTATATTCTGAAACAGGCAACCTTTGTGG ATTTTGTGCCCGTGAATTTGAGCGACTTAAGAAAATGGCAAATGCTGCTTTGGCCTATAAATGTGTGGAAGTGGCATATATGAAGGCTGCCTTCTACAAACATCCTGGTGCAATTAAAGACAAACATGCATTGCAAGCAACATCTTTGATGGTTCTTCCAG CTGAGTCGCCGTCATCGTCTGCTTCAGATGTTGACAATTTAAATAACCAGAGTACAGCTGCTAAGGCTGTTTCTGCAAGAGCTTTGTACTCTCCTCAGATTGCTGGAAATTCCATACCTCGGAACAATCATCACTTGATGGGGTTGCTTGCTTAT GCAGACGACATTAATTATGCATTTGACGGAACAAGAAAATCACAAAATTCATTTGCTGCTTATGTTGCTGATATTGGAAAGGGTCAGGTTGATGGCATTGCTCTTGTAAGAGAAGTCCTTGAATTCAGTTTCCACAATGTCACGGCGCTGCTGCAACTGATTCGGCAGTCGTTGGAATCTATCAACCATGAAAGTGTTAAATAA
- the LOC124707749 gene encoding putative disease resistance protein RGA3, giving the protein MNALISAALWVVGKALAPVANGVLGDWDNSKNLGLNVEALGTELLLVKATLETASRKHIGGQAMEELLWKLRDSASCAEDLLDELDYFRIHDELHDTYDAADHHAKGGIHDLALNARHTARAVLGLSSAAAPAEPGQVLEDARQRVGCCYWPRARQRSHGSSSSVPNANQADEEKVSGCMPKLGKLLPHSSSPHVHDDNSGQSTLYGPPQIEHSQETPFLGFNRVDFSERMKHIVEQLQPVRREVTKILQSCDRITVPDIAHNRPITTGQSIEPKLYGRDNIVNSIIYDMTKGKYRIKDLTVLPIVGPGGIGKTTLIQHIYHNKEVQNHFQVVIWVCVSLSFNLNKLLEDIKKYLPPVEGEKGYRPEELIEKRLKSKRFLIVLDDMWECSNEDDWERLLLPLKTSQEKGSMILVTTRFPAIAQMVGTNDHSIELEGLESKYFRELFHAFVFGDDQRRRDHGFLLEIGDKIMVKLKGSPLAAKTVGRLLRKDLNLRHWRRILESKEWETQTGVNDIMPALKLSYDYLPFQLQQCFLYSALFPEDFKFSGGYLINFWIGLDILQPDAQNRTFEDIALSNLNDLVAHGFFIEGIYDSPWYVMHDLLHDLALQVASRDCISLHRSNAGSVYIQPSIRHLSIIIDDDDDDTVSRENFNSQLRKLKTRLKVKQLHTLMLFGEIDESFVNTLGDLFGEAKALRFLHLVNMPSSVESVLNNFSELVHLRYLCLGTKYGRDMHLPLAISRFYHLRILDLGHWYGCCDLPKDMSNLAKLRHFYAPSDELHSDMLNVGKLVLLEELKIFRANKESEGFEPRQLEHLTELRELGIYNLENIHTREEAAKVKLIEKNYLERLTLDWDSERCYTEPGVEAVVLESLQPHRYLEELCIRGHGGPSCPTWLGDNLTVEALQSLHLVGVSWKCLPSLGKMHGLDTLKLYDIALTKEFVIEQSFCRLIRLELVGLGNFENWVPSQEAHMFPLLQLLIIRGCPKLLGLPLSNHIVSPKPDQDGTIDWFPKLQNLIIKKCPEFLAPYIPWTKTLRSVKLGGVKLLEKFQYSSESSDVSIIGKDDLQSLDQVLAFNNLTGLEQLTLRECPPLESKHLRMLTSLKKLDADSLYGLVGPLGEGDVEWQLPVECLVVREYRGASGKELTELLTHLPRLSILGISSCTKITQLAVGVDVQQHTTSAAASEVKEGGRTMPATSEVEEDGLLLLPAHLSDSLRELYIDGCRELVLVDPSTSLPARGGGQRGLQTLRSLQSLHVIYSPKFLSAISLFSCCLFPSSLQNLSLNGVEGMGMLDPLSNLTSLTQLELWCCGNDLRCNGMEPLLVAGGQLRELYVCGSPRFFDGWDANPRQLLLQDDGGEEQLVPPPAVCSSKLQMLSTDDAMGLLAVPTCSFLSPSLTYLSLYGNGEMERFTEEQEDALHLLASLQQLKFNYFGKLQHLPGGLHKLTNLKRLEVDSCPAIRSLPKDVLPKSLQELDVCACDNEDLIQQCRGLVGTIPEIIL; this is encoded by the coding sequence ATGAATGCGCTCATCAGTGCAGCGCTATGGGTGGTGGGCAAGGCACTGGCTCCCGTTGCCAATGGCGTGCTGGGGGATTGGGATAACAGCAAGAACCTGGGCCTCAACGTTGAGGCCCTGGGAACAGAACTGCTACTCGTGAAGGCCACGCTCGAAACCGCCAGCCGCAAGCACATCGGCGGCCAGGCCATGGAGGAGTTGCTATGGAAGCTGCGGGACTCGGCGAGCTGTGCCGAGGACTTGTTGGACGAGCTGGACTACTTCCGCATCCACGACGAGCTCCACGACACGTACGACGCTGCAGACCATCATGCCAAGGGTGGCATCCATGACCTTGCCCTCAATGCTCGTCACACTGCCAGAGCTGTGCTTGGTTTATCCTCTGCTGCCGCCCCTGCTGAACCTGGACAAGTACTAGAAGATGCAAGACAGCGGGTCGGCTGCTGCTATTGGCCACGTGCTAGGCAGAGGTCACATGGCAGTTCCTCCTCGGTGCCAAACGCCAATCAGGCTGATGAGGAGAAGGTCAGTGGATGCATGCCCAAGCTCGGTAAACTTCTCCCTCACTCATCTTCCCCACATGTTCATGATGATAATTCTGGCCAGTCAACTCTTTATGGTCCGCCCCAGATTGAGCATTCGCAAGAAACACCATTTTTGGGGTTTAATAGGGTTGACTTCTCTGAAAGAATGAAGCACATTGTAGAGCAACTGCAGCCTGTGCGCAGAGAGGTTACCAAGATTCTGCAGAGTTGTGAccgtatcactgtcccagatattgcCCATAATCGTCCCATCACCACCGGTCAAAGTATAGAGCCAAAATTGTATGGGAGGGACAATATCGTGAATAGCATCATATATGATATGACCAAGGGTAAATACCGTATCAAGGATCTAACTGTTCTTCCGATTGTTGGTCCAGGGGGAATAGGGAAGACAACTCTCATACAACACATATATCACAACAAAGAAGTGCAAAATCATTTTCAGGTAGTGATTTGGGTATGTGTATCCCTCAGTTTCAATCTGAATAAGCTGCTTGAAGATATTAAAAAATACCTCCCTCCAGTTGAAGGGGAAAAGGGGTATAGACCAGAAGAGCTGATTGAAAAACGATTAAAATCCAAAAGGTTCTTGATTGTATTGGATGATATGTGGGAGTGCAGTAATGAGGATGACTGGGAAAGGTTATTACTGCCACTCAAAACATCACAAGAAAAGGGTAGCATGATTCTAGTGACAACTCGATTTCCAGCAATAGCACAGATGGTTGGGACAAATGACCATTCAATAGAGTTGGAAGGTTTAGAATCTAAATATTTTAGAGAATTATTCCATGCATTTGTCTTTGGTGATGACCAGCGTAGAAGGGATCACGGTTTTCTTCTTGAGATTGGAGATaagataatggtaaaactaaaggGATCCCCGCTTGCAGCAAAAACTGTTGGGAGATTACTGAGAAAGGACCTTAATTTGCGTCATTGGAGAAGGATCCTAGAAAGTAAAGAATGGGAGACTCAGACCGGTGTCAATGACATTATGCCTGCCTTGAAGCTTAGCTATGACTATCTCCCTTTCCAGTTGCAACAATGTTTTCTCTATTCAGCACTGTTTCCTGAAGATTTTAAGTTCAGTGGCGGATATCTGATCAATTTTTGGATAGGACTAGATATCTTACAACCTGATGCTCAAAACCGAACATTTGAAGACATCGCTTTGAGCAATTTAAATGATTTGGTCGCGCATGGATTTTTCATAGAGGGAATTTATGATTCTCCGTGGTATGTTATGCATGACCTGCTACATGATTTAGCATTGCAAGTTGCATCCCGTGACTGTATTAGTTTACATCGCTCCAATGCGGGATCAGTATACATTCAGCCATCCATCCGTCACTTGTCTATAAtcatagatgatgatgatgatgatacagTGTCTCGTGAAAACTTTAATAGCCAATTAAGAAAGCTGAAGACACGATTGAAGGTTAAACAATTGCATACTTTGATGTTATTTGGAGAAATAGATGAAAGTTTTGTCAACACTTTGGGTGATTTGTTTGGGGAAGCAAAGGCTCTTCGCTTTCTCCATTTGGTTAACATGCCATCTTCTGTGGAGTCCGTGTTAAATAACTTTTCAGAACTTGTCCACCTACGATACCTATGTCTGGGGACAAAATATGGGAGGGATATGCATTTACCACTTGCCATTTCTAGATTTTATCATTTGAGGATTCTGGATCTAGGACATTGGTATGGTTGTTGTGATTTGCCCAAAGACATGAGCAACCTTGCAAAATTGCGTCATTTTTATGCCCCAAGTGATGAGTTGCATTCTGATATGCTTAACGTGGGAAAACTTGTACTCTTAGAAGAGTTAAAGATATTTAGAGCCAATAAAgaaagtgaaggatttgaaccAAGGCAACTAGAGCATTTGACCGAACTAAGGGAGCTTGGCATCTATAACCTTGAGAATATACACACGAGAGAAGAAGCAGCTAAAGTAAAACTGATAGAGAAAAACTACTTGGAGAGGTTAACATTAGATTGGGATAGTGAGCGGTGTTATACTGAGCCTGGTGTGGAAGCAGTCGTCCTTGAGAGCCTTCAACCACATAGATATCTTGAAGAGTTGTGCATTAGAGGGCATGGAGGTCCTTCTTGTCCAACATGGCTGGGTGATAATCTCACTGTTGAAGCTCTTCAATCTCTTCATCTCGTTGGTGTTTCTTGGAAATGTCTCCCTTCTTTAGGGAAGATGCACGGTCTTGATACATTAAAATTGTACGATATTGCCTTAACGAAGGAGTTTGTGATAGAGCAAAGCTTTTGCAGGCTAATAAGGCTTGAACTTGTTGGCTTGGGAAATTTCGAAAACTGGGTACCATCGCAGGAGGCTCATATGTTTCCTCTTTTGCAACTACTGATTATAAGAGGCTGCCCTAAACTCTTGGGGCTGCCACTTTCAAACCACATTGTTTCCCCTAAACCAGATCAAGACGGGACCATTGATTGGTTTCCTAAACTGCAAAATCTTATCATAAAAAAATGTCCAGAATTCTTAGCGCCTTATATCCCCTGGACCAAAACTCTGCGTTCTGTTAAGCTTGGAGGTGTAAAGCTACTAGAAAAGTTTCAGTACTCCTCAGAATCATCCGATGTGTCTATTATTGGGAAGGATGATCTGCAGAGCTTAGATCAGGTGTTAGCATTCAATAACTTGACAGGTCTTGAGCAGCTGACACTCCGGGAGTGCCCACCTCTGGAGTCGAAGCACCTTCGGATGCTAACCTCTCTGAAGAAACTGGATGCAGACAGTTTATATGGTCTAGTTGGGCCATTAGGTGAGGGTGATGTTGAATGGCAACTGCCTGTTGAGTGTCTTGTGGTCCGAGAATATCGTGGTGCTAGTGGGAAGGAATTGACAGAGCTTCTCACCCACCTCCCAAGACTCTCCATATTGGGGATCAGCAGCTGTACAAAGATAACACAGCTGGCAGTGGGGGTGGATGTGCAGCAACACACAACGTCAGCAGCAGCATCAGAGGTCAAAGAAGGAGGCAGGACAATGCCAGCAACATCAGAGGTGGAAGAAGATGGGCTGCTGCTCTTACCGGCCCATCTCTCTGACTCGCTGCGGGAGTTGTACATCGACGGATGCCGAGAGCTGGTTCTGGTGGACCCTTCAACTTCTCTTCCTGCCAGAGGAGGAGGACAAAGAGGGCTCCAAACCCTGCGATCCCTCCAGAGCTTACATGTTATTTACTCCCCCAAGTTTCTATCTGCCATCAGCTTGTTTTCCTGCTGCCTTTTCCCATCTTCTCTGCAAAACCTCAGTCTTAATGGTGTGGAAGGCATGGGGATGCTGGATCCCCTCTCGAACCTCACCTCCCTCACCCAATTAGAATTGTGGTGTTGCGGAAATGATCTAAGATGCAATGGCATGGAGCCTCTCCTTGTCGCCGGGGGGCAGCTCAGAGAATTATACGTCTGTGGCAGCCCTAGATTCTTTGATGGATGGGATGCCAATCCCAGGCAGCTGCTGCTGCAGGATGATGGAGGAGAAGAGCAGCTTGTTCCACCCCCTGCAGTTTGTTCTTCCAAACTGCAAATGCTCAGTACAGATGACGCCATGGGACTCCTTGCAGTGCCCACCTGCAGCTTCCTGTCTCCCTCCCTCACCTACCTGTCCCTTTATGGGAACGGAGAGATGGAGCGTTTCACCGAGGAGCAAGAGGACGCCCTTCACCTCCTTGCCTCCCTCCAGCAACTCAAGTTCAATTATTTCGGCAAGCTTCAGCACCTCCCTGGAGGGCTGCACAAGCTGACCAACCTCAAGCGGTTAGAGGTCGATTCATGTCCAGCCATCCGGTCACTGCCCAAGGATGTCCTCCCCAAATCACTGCAAGAATTAGATGTCTGCGCCTGTGACAACGAGGATCTAATACAGCAGTGCAGAGGCTTAGTGGGAACCATCCCAGAAATCATACTATGA